In Mesotoga sp. Brook.08.105.5.1, one DNA window encodes the following:
- a CDS encoding aminotransferase class III-fold pyridoxal phosphate-dependent enzyme translates to MLSNVYSPFPLEIKSAHGIRINTDRGEFIDTFAGIGVLAFGHTDEATIEAVSRKMGRYSHTSNYFLDDDAEKLSESLLKFVNSSGEVYFSNSGTEATEAAIKAVRKLRKGKMISFEGNFHGRTIGALSLTHSEILRRPFEPLLPDVLFLPKNAEAFSESVKENEIAAVFVESIQGNSGVYLYPSELIETIEVLRKEKGFLVVADEIQSGLCRTGEYFGYRNYGLEPDIVILGKAVGGGLPLGATVFRKLSPFSLGDHGSTFAPNPLSLAAGLSVVSRMNSALLESVRINGARLMQNLKSLPWARGVRGKGLMIGVTTENPNGVKGLAFERKVLLNVTGGSVRFLPALNIRSEEIDEITERLNFGG, encoded by the coding sequence ATGCTTTCAAACGTATACTCACCATTTCCTCTCGAGATAAAGAGTGCACACGGAATAAGAATCAATACTGACAGGGGCGAGTTCATCGACACATTTGCAGGAATAGGAGTACTCGCTTTCGGTCATACGGATGAAGCAACGATTGAAGCAGTCTCCAGGAAGATGGGAAGGTATTCTCACACATCAAACTACTTTCTCGACGATGATGCCGAAAAGCTTAGTGAGAGTCTCCTGAAATTTGTCAACTCCAGCGGCGAGGTGTATTTTTCAAACTCCGGCACCGAGGCCACAGAAGCTGCGATCAAAGCTGTAAGGAAGTTGAGAAAGGGGAAAATGATTTCCTTTGAAGGTAACTTTCATGGGCGAACCATCGGCGCTCTCTCTTTGACACATAGTGAAATACTGCGAAGGCCTTTCGAACCGCTTCTCCCCGACGTCCTCTTTCTTCCCAAGAATGCGGAGGCATTTTCTGAATCGGTCAAGGAAAATGAAATCGCCGCCGTCTTTGTAGAATCGATACAGGGAAACAGCGGAGTCTACTTGTATCCTTCCGAACTGATCGAAACGATTGAAGTACTCAGGAAGGAGAAGGGCTTTCTAGTGGTCGCCGATGAGATTCAGTCAGGCCTTTGTAGAACAGGCGAATACTTTGGCTATCGGAATTACGGATTGGAACCGGATATTGTAATACTGGGAAAAGCCGTTGGAGGCGGCCTGCCTCTTGGCGCAACTGTCTTCAGAAAGCTATCACCGTTTTCTCTCGGAGATCACGGCTCAACATTTGCTCCGAACCCTCTCAGCCTTGCAGCAGGGCTCTCAGTTGTGTCTAGAATGAATTCAGCCCTTCTCGAAAGTGTTAGAATAAATGGAGCGCGTCTTATGCAAAACCTCAAGAGTCTTCCTTGGGCCAGGGGAGTTCGAGGTAAGGGTCTAATGATAGGAGTCACGACCGAAAACCCTAACGGGGTGAAAGGCCTTGCCTTTGAAAGAAAGGTCTTGCTCAATGTAACTGGAGGGAGCGTAAGGTTTTTGCCAGCGCTTAATATCAGGTCTGAAGAGATTGATGAGATAACGGAAAGGCTGAATTTTGGAGGTTGA
- a CDS encoding aspartate kinase encodes MIVQKYGGSSVANAERIMNVATRIKKRVDDGEKMIVVVSAMGKTTNDLISIAESLTPVPDERELAMLLATGEQVSAALLSIALLSMGVRSISHNAMQLDISTVGDFSNARIADLNLEKMYAELENYDVIVVTGFQGVDRDGNLTTLGRGGSDTSAVAIAAKAGVSCEIFSDVAGVYTCDPKVHKDARKLQFITYDEMLEMAALGARVLHSRSVEIAKKYNVEILCLSSFNEEGGTRVVSRLPEWLEQPVVTGATIDTNQLKITINKLPGNTDVVSKIFQAVAGSNFNVDMISIVNDNEHIHLVFTVLSASPAAIKRTIENVLVDIDNWELAIDEDVAKISTVGVGMKSSAGVAARFFLALQKAGVRIIATTTSEIKISVLVPKLQASTALKALLDEFEL; translated from the coding sequence GAGAGAATAATGAACGTTGCAACAAGAATAAAGAAACGAGTAGATGACGGCGAAAAGATGATCGTTGTTGTTTCGGCTATGGGAAAGACAACCAATGATCTGATTTCCATAGCCGAAAGCCTGACTCCTGTCCCTGATGAGAGGGAGCTTGCGATGCTTCTTGCGACAGGAGAACAGGTTTCGGCGGCGCTTCTTTCTATAGCTCTTCTTAGTATGGGTGTCCGTTCGATCTCGCACAACGCAATGCAGCTTGATATAAGCACCGTTGGAGATTTCAGCAACGCAAGAATCGCAGATCTTAACCTCGAAAAGATGTATGCAGAACTTGAGAACTATGATGTGATAGTCGTTACAGGTTTTCAAGGTGTCGATCGCGATGGGAATCTTACTACCCTCGGGCGGGGAGGATCGGATACTTCTGCTGTCGCGATTGCTGCAAAGGCTGGGGTCTCATGTGAGATATTCAGCGATGTCGCCGGAGTCTATACCTGCGATCCCAAGGTTCACAAAGATGCGAGAAAGCTCCAATTCATTACATATGACGAAATGCTGGAAATGGCGGCTCTAGGGGCAAGAGTCCTTCACTCGAGATCGGTGGAGATAGCAAAGAAGTACAACGTTGAGATCCTTTGCCTGTCGTCATTCAACGAAGAAGGAGGAACCAGAGTAGTGAGCAGGCTTCCCGAATGGCTGGAACAGCCTGTCGTAACGGGTGCTACGATAGACACAAACCAGCTGAAGATAACGATAAACAAATTGCCCGGAAATACGGATGTTGTCAGCAAGATCTTTCAGGCCGTTGCAGGTTCGAATTTCAACGTTGACATGATATCTATTGTGAATGACAACGAACATATACACCTTGTATTTACTGTTCTCTCGGCCAGTCCGGCGGCGATAAAGAGGACTATAGAAAACGTCCTTGTAGATATCGACAACTGGGAACTCGCAATAGATGAAGATGTTGCGAAGATATCTACGGTTGGCGTCGGCATGAAATCGAGCGCAGGGGTAGCCGCCCGTTTCTTCCTTGCACTCCAGAAGGCTGGGGTCAGGATAATCGCGACTACTACGTCTGAAATAAAGATCTCCGTTCTCGTACCGAAATTACAGGCAAGCACAGCCCTGAAGGCGTTGCTTGACGAGTTCGAATTGTGA